One segment of Marvinbryantia formatexigens DSM 14469 DNA contains the following:
- a CDS encoding Uma2 family endonuclease, with product MNTLPIEDMSNTFIEHSFIINNFVVMVGKQIKDSLCRVLGDGVQYQWYENDNKVIIPDASINCNTRDRKNVSLTGIPRMVMEVISESTEQYDRNEKMEIYRKVGISEYWIVDWRKKQVEIYLNDGKEDGTTYFYLYKTVTVENKDELQLVMFPNLKTDFDELFNI from the coding sequence ATGAATACATTACCAATAGAAGATATGAGTAATACATTTATAGAGCATTCCTTCATTATCAATAATTTCGTGGTTATGGTGGGAAAACAGATAAAAGATTCTTTATGCCGTGTGCTGGGCGATGGTGTCCAATATCAATGGTATGAAAATGATAATAAGGTAATCATTCCGGATGCATCTATTAACTGTAATACAAGAGACCGGAAAAATGTATCCTTGACGGGAATCCCGCGAATGGTAATGGAAGTCATTTCTGAATCTACTGAGCAGTACGACCGTAATGAAAAGATGGAGATATACAGAAAAGTAGGAATATCGGAATATTGGATTGTTGACTGGAGAAAAAAGCAGGTGGAGATATATTTGAATGATGGAAAAGAAGATGGAACAACATATTTTTATCTTTATAAAACCGTTACAGTAGAAAACAAAGATGAACTGCAGCTTGTTATGTTCCCAAATTTGAAAACAGATTTTGACGAGCTGTTTAATATCTGA